From the genome of Paraburkholderia sp. ZP32-5:
CTTCGTACGGCAGGATTGCCCGCTCCAACTTGCCGCGCTCCTCGTGGCACAGCCAGTTGGCGCACGCGATCGCGAGACCCTCGCGCGAGCCGAACGACCGATAGATCGCCATCTTGTGAAAGCCGGCCCGGTTCGCGATTTCATCGATGCTCACCGACTCGTACGTTTGCGACGAGAGCAATGTCGTCGCGGCTTCCAGAATGGCCTGGCGAGCTGTTGATGCCGGCACTCGTCGACGCCGCTCCGTCGACGGGAACGTGGCATCCCCTGAGTCCGGCAAGGTCGACCCGTCTATTGACCCCGGACCCTCGCGCTGGATGGCTGTCGTCGACATGGTGCTCCGGTCGTTGCCGTAGATATGGGTGCAGACCTATGCGGCGTCGGATTTCGCCTGCTCTCGCATCACGGCCTCGGTAGCGATCTGCCGCAGCTTGTATTTCTGCACCTTGCCGGTTGCGGTCCTTTCGAGCGCACCGAACACAAAGCGCTTCGGTATCTTGTACTTGGCCAGCCGTTCGCCACAGTGCTGCAGAAGCTGTTCTTCACTGAGCGCGGCGCCGGGCTTCGCCAGCACGAACGCCCAAGGCACTTCACCCCATTTCTCGTGCGGTGCCGCGACCACCGCTCACTCGAGCAGGTCTGGGTGCTCGAACAGCACGTCTTCGATCTCTATCGAGGAAATCTTTTCGCCACCCGAATTGATTATGTCCTTGATACGGTCCCTGATCGAGATGTAGCCTTCGTCATCGCGCGTCGCAAGATCTCCGGTATGGAACCAGCCATTCGCAAGCGCTTCGTCCGTGGCCGCGGGGTTGTCGAGATAGCCGGCCATTACCGTATTGCCACGCACCACGACCTCGCCGACCGTTTCGCCATCCCAAGGCACCTGGTTGCCGAACGCATCGATCACACCCAGTTCTTCGCACGCCGGATACTCGACACCTTGGCGTGCCTTGCGATGGTGCCGCTCCTGAGGCGGCAGTGTGTCCCACTCGCTACGCCATGCGCTGAATGTGGTCGACGCATAGGTCTCGGTCAAACCGTAGACCTGGGTGATGCGCGCGTTGATCGACTCGATTGCGCCGATGATGGGTGCGGCCGGCGGCGCTCCGGCGGTCAGGATATCGACCGGCTCCGCGAAGCGCCGGTGATTCGCGTGGGCTTCCGTCGTCAGCATGGACAGCACGACCGGCGCCGCGCATAGATGTGTAACTCGCTCCGTTTCACTCAGCGTAAAAATCAACGCAGGGTCGACCTTGCGCAGACACACATGCGTGCCCGCCTGATGCGTGATCGTCCACGGAAAGCACCAGCCGTCGCAATGAAACATTCCGAGCACCCATAGATAGACTGGATGCGCGGGCACCGACCACGCCAGCACATTGGCCACGGCATTCAGATACGCCCCCCGGTGATGAGTGACCACACCCTTCGGATTTCCCGTTGTGCCCGACGTGTACGACAGCGCGATCGGCTGCCATTCGTCCTCCGGACCTTGCAGTGCGATGCTGTCATCGCCGAGTGCCAAAGCCTGCTCATAGGACATATGCGCTGACGATGACGCCTGGACAGAGACGGGCGCACCGCGGTCCACGAGTTCCACGAGAATGGGCGGCGACGTCATGTCCGCCACCGCGGCTTCGATAACCCCCGCATATTCGGCGTCGAAAACCAGGAGTTTCGATTTCGAGTGCTGCAGTTGAAAGCGCACGCCGTTCGCGTCGAGCCGCGTACTAACCGTATGGAGAATGCGCCCATTCGCCGGCGCGGCGAAATGCAGCTCGACCATTTCCGGCAGGTTCGGCAACATTACCGAAACCACATCGCCTTGGCCCAGGCCTCGGCTGTCGATGAAAGACGACAGCCTGCGGCAGCGGCTTTCCATTTCGGCGTACGTGCGCCTCAGGTCGCCATACACAATCGCAGTGCGATCCGGAAAAATACGTGCAGTGCGTTTAAGAAAAGAAATTGGACTGAGCGGTTCGAAATTCGCCCGTCGCTTCGCGAAGCGCCAACGGTCGGCATGATCCATTCTGACGTCTCCTGCTATTGTTTTGATGACGGATAAGACGTCAATGCCACGCGCGCGGTCATGCGACCGCGTGCCGGCACTCGACGTGACCCGCTCGGTTGCTAGACCGATTCGAACAGTGCGGCGATGCCCTGGCCGCCGCCGATGCACATCGTCACCAGACCGTAACGGCCTTTGATGCGTTTGAGTTCGTACAACAGCTTCGTAACGAGTATTGCGCCCGTCGCCCCGATCGGATGGCCCAACGCAATTGCGCCACCGTTCGGGTTCACCCGCGTCGGATCGAACCGCAATTCACGGGTCACCACACACGCCTGCGCGGCAAATGCTTCGTTGCTTTCGATCACACTGATGTCGTCAGCGCGCAGGCCCGCTTTGTTCAGCACTTTCGTCACGGCGGGAACCGGACCGATACCCATAAACGCCGGATCGACGCCAGCGTGTGCGAACGC
Proteins encoded in this window:
- a CDS encoding AMP-binding enzyme produces the protein MVAAPHEKWGEVPWAFVLAKPGAALSEEQLLQHCGERLAKYKIPKRFVFGALERTATGKVQKYKLRQIATEAVMREQAKSDAA
- a CDS encoding AMP-binding protein — protein: MDHADRWRFAKRRANFEPLSPISFLKRTARIFPDRTAIVYGDLRRTYAEMESRCRRLSSFIDSRGLGQGDVVSVMLPNLPEMVELHFAAPANGRILHTVSTRLDANGVRFQLQHSKSKLLVFDAEYAGVIEAAVADMTSPPILVELVDRGAPVSVQASSSAHMSYEQALALGDDSIALQGPEDEWQPIALSYTSGTTGNPKGVVTHHRGAYLNAVANVLAWSVPAHPVYLWVLGMFHCDGWCFPWTITHQAGTHVCLRKVDPALIFTLSETERVTHLCAAPVVLSMLTTEAHANHRRFAEPVDILTAGAPPAAPIIGAIESINARITQVYGLTETYASTTFSAWRSEWDTLPPQERHHRKARQGVEYPACEELGVIDAFGNQVPWDGETVGEVVVRGNTVMAGYLDNPAATDEALANGWFHTGDLATRDDEGYISIRDRIKDIINSGGEKISSIEIEDVLFEHPDLLE